The genome window TGGATTCTCCTGTTTCTTGGTATCTACCACTTGATACAACTCGGTTCTCCATAACTAGCTTCCGTTTGACGGCTTTTGGGCGACTCATCACTAGAACTATGGTACTTATCTTCCACTTTCCAAGATTTGGTTGCAGTTGGAGATGTTTGCTCACTTGCTTGCTGCTTAATTTTGCAGGTTAAGACACTGGAATTCATGGGTATTGCTCCGGAAGGAAGCAACAGGGTTTCGTCGTTCCTAGAAAAGGCAGCGGAGGGACTCGTGGAAGGTGGAAAGTACGAAAAATTGAATTAGATGAGATATTACTTTTTATCTTTCCTGCATTCCATCATTGAGAAATCAGTGAATATTCCAATGTATATTAACCTTTCAATTTGTACAATACTTGCAGGAAGGAGATATTCACACCTATGTACTTCTTTGTGGCTAGGAAGCCTCTTTCAGGTAGCTGAGAAACGCCAGAAGCATGTTTTTTGGTTGCTGCAGAAATCATACCTCTCCTTGTTTGGACTGTTGAAGAAATTGTTCTTGAACTACTTTGATTTATTGTTGAACATATGGCAATACCATCATTTATCACATCCTTTATGATTTCTAGTTCAAGATTCTTCAAAATGTGTTGTCTTTATACTATCCTGAGAAATGCCAGTCTCACGAATATGATGGTTCTCTAGATTTGGTTCGGAGACTCTTCCTTCATATGATTTGCTTATACTGTAACATGTTTACTGAGCAAGTAACCCAAAAAAAAGTATTAATTAAGGGTTACAATTAATTTTCAACGAGTTAATAGTCATTAACTAAATTGTTAATCACTTCAACGAGTTAACTAAATTTTCAACGGGTCACACCGACGTTCACACTCGTAACTTGTGTCGTATAAATAAGCTGCTATAAAACATAGCGCGTGAGGTGGCGAATCGTCCCTCGCGGCGGACGGTGAACGACTCAATCCACAGACATCGGAGCCCGTTTCTCCCGTTCGTCCACCGACGTATACCCCACGCTACTAGTCTGCTTCCATCTCCCCCTCGAAGACCTTCGACTACCGAAGCCTTCACCCGTACCGGACATATCGCCGTAGGGCGAGCAGAGGGATAGAATCTATTGCGAATCAATTGATTCGTTCGGTTCTGATCCCTCTCCGCCGATCTCCTTGCTGTCGAATCACCACCACAACGGGGTCCAGACAGCCAAGATCGTCTGGCCCCGCGTGCCCAGCTCCGAGGAGGGCGAGGCTGCCGAGGTCGAGTTCGCCAGCGGGAGCCACGGCGGCACCGGCGCCGAGAGCCTCGACTACGAGGTGATCGAGAATTACGCCTACCGCAAAGAGCGGGTAGAGTTTGCCCTAGGTATCTAGTTTTACGCAGAAGGAACAAGATCCGGGACGAACTTATTTGTGGATGCCTGATCTTAATTTAGCTCTTTTGTTCTTGCAGGCGCAGAGAGGAAAACTGTGTTATGTGGTCCTCAAATGGTTGTTCTCTTTAGTTATTGGCATCGGTAAGTGACTTCTTGTGGAAATCAAGTGAATGGATTCTCATTTTCCGTTTCTGGATTATCTTGGCGATGCAATTTTCTTTTATCCTTAACAGTTAGTTAGACTCATGCTGGTTATAATGCGGACAAGAGCGTTCATGTGATTCATCATTGTGTGATTATTGAAACGGATGGGTATTCTAGATCTTTTTCTGCAAAGGACAGACATCCCCCCTAGAAGAGAATAGTTGGAGTTGAACATTGTAACAAGCATACGGGATTTCACCTATTGCTCAAGATGTCCTTAAATTGCAATTACACTTCACGAACGGCATAAGTAGAGCTCCGGTCAGATTGTTCTTTCTAGTTCATGCTTGTGAAGCTTACTTGATATAGCATGAAATCTATGGATTTCTGCTAATACTTCACTatccattattttttaattagatcTTTTGAACAAATTATGATCTTCAAGCTCAATGCTTGGGCCAAGTCATTGTTGCAAATTGTGCTCATTAGGTCCAGATCATGTACAAGTAGGCTAGGTTTTGCATCTTATAGGGTTTTAGAATTTGAtatattttcttgttttttttttcattatttcaaCATTGTTTGTATGGGCTACGTTAGACAACAACTAAATGTAATAAGTGCGTATTACTCTCTGCATTAATGCTGGGATTAGGATTCCTGAAATGGAAAGCAAATCTACCCTAATGTTTCCTACCTGCTTGTAATAAATTAGGGTTCTATATTTTGGGAGGGTGGATGGTTTAGGTAATCATAGGGGTCATGATTGCTGTATTCCTGAAGTGCATGTGAATCAATTTGGGAAACACAAGTAATTATTTGGATTCAGGCCCTTTGTTGTCTCATTTGTGGTTTCATCACTCTTTTTCTTGctgtttcttttttatttgtaaatCTGCAGCATAGATGTGGAAttatattgttattattatttagttgCCTTAGTGAatcttttgtttatttatcaaAACTACTTATTTATATCTAACTTGACATAGGCATGATTCTAGAAAGCGTCAATGCATATAATGGGAACTAGTGAGGCATGATTCTTGAAATGATTtaaaacatgaaaataatgaagaaaaaaattttcAAACAGAAGATTTGATGCAAACTAGTGATCAATGGTCTATTAATAAACACAATTAAGGCAGACGTTGAAACCCAAGGAAAATGAATAATAATGGAAAAAGTGAACGAGATAGGAAAAAGAACAAGGGGCATTCTTTTCATTAATCATCTAAAATTGAAAACATAAAGTGTTTTCCTTTGTTATTACTCTTATGGATTTATATACTTTCCTGGCTCTCTGTCTTCGTTTACTTTAttcattttttctctcttttcacaTCTTTGCTATTTATAGCCAGGCAATACAGCAAAACCTGTGTGTGACACAAGGTTAAAGGTGTACTCCTGCCATTTTACTTCACTTTGAACTTCATTAACTTCCTAGATTCTATCTACTTATTGGTGGTGATGTGGATAAGCTATACATAAAACCCTCTTCGAATATTGATCCAAAAATATGCTAAGATCAAGCCTGTAAAACTCTAAAAAATGTGATTAAGTGATACAAAAATAAAACTTATAACAAGGCATATCAAGCGGACTGATTGGTCTTCACAATCTAATGAATGTTAAAAGGTTAAACACATCAATGCTAAGCCATGAGTGAAATTAGACCTATACCAATGACTTCCACTGTCATCATTTTCTTGATGATAGCAATGACAAGGCACATTTATCTGATTGCTTCTGAATTTGTTGGTCCAATATGATACCTTTGGGTATACTTAAAGAGAACCAACTTGTTAACACTCGAAGTAGAACTCAGTAAGTAGTACTTGATCTTACGTAAATATCAGGGCTTGTATGATTGGTTTAGTTATATTGCAACATGAGACAAAAGAGGGCATGCACTTTCTGGTTAGTATCCTGCTGATGCCTGATCATAGTGAAGGAAAAAATTAGTATTTTTTGTGTAATTTTTGGCTTTGCTCCCTGAAATTTGTCTTCAGGTATGCTCTAACATATGGTTGCCTTGGTGTTGAAAGGTTGTATCCTTCCCTTGTGTTGTTAAAGTTAGAGATATCATCTCTGTGTTATGGAGCAACATGCACAATGGCTTCCCAGTGAGTCAGAACTGCAGCAAATTGTCTATATACTAAGCTTGCTGATTGCTGAAGCTATTTCACATGGTTTTACATTAAGGTGATAGATCACAAACAGAATGGAGAGGCGCTTGGTATTGGTCTCATCCTTCGCAGGTAAAATATATGCATCATCTCAGACAAGTTTTAAAATTAACTAGTTAAATTGTGGCTCAAAATGTTATATATCTCTTGATTTTCCAGTCACTTGTTGGTACTTCTATAGTCTAAAATGGATTTTCAGAACAGTCCTTTTCCTTGTGATATGAGGGGAATATCCAACAGGTATGTAATCTTTTATTTTTAGTTCTTTAGATGTATTAGCTACTATGCAAAGTAActgattatttctttcttttatagGCAGAACTTCAGTGATTTTGTCAAAACTGACTCAAGTAATGGATTGTCCACAGAGGATATTCATCTGACTGAGGATGAACTGGAACTCTACTTAGATCTTGCCTCGTACTTAAACCCTGCCCCATATATTGTGCCAGAAGATTTGTCTTTGGCAAAGGTTCATGAAGTTACAGATTTATCCATTTTGGAAATTGATTTAGCTTGTTGTGCATACTTCACCAATAGATCTGTCTACTCTACTTATGCCAGGTGTACAATCTTTTCCGACAGTCGGGCCTGAGGCATATATTTGTTGTCCCTTGCCCTTCTCATCGTATAGGTTTGGTTACTAGGAAGGATTTGTTAATTGAGGTATTTGGCTGACAGATTTGATCTTTTTTTATAACAATTAAATTGAACATTATGTACTGTGTTTTCATTTGGAATTCTGTGATGTTTTTGACACTTAAATGTTTTTTTGTTGAATTTTGCAGGAAAGTGATCATTCAGCAACCATGGAACTTTCATCAACTAGTGGAAGGTCTTGAGCTGCTTCACCTTAGTTATCCATgctttaaaaattttgatttttccttttctttcatgTCAAGTTTTTGTGATATATTTTACTATCAATGACCTAGCTATAGATGTCCTTTGAATCACAGTTGCACAAATAGAGATATGGGATAAGAATATAAGACCACATGTAGTTTGAtacttgtatatgtatatacatatacatatatatatgtatgtacatatacatatatatatgtatgcacatacatacatatatatatatatatatatatatatatagagagagagagagagagagagagagagagagagagttttgtgGTAGGTTCCTCTTTGTGGGAATTGAGGCTCTGATTCTATCATGACAATCCACCTGATAGGATGTTCGCtcagtatatgtatgtatgtggatGTATGCATCAATTGCATAATGTATGAAAGGTTTGGTTTTCTTAATGAGAAATCTATATGTGCAACCTAACGGATAAATTTTTGATTAATTGATGATGACACAATCTTGTCATCTCCTTCTACCTAGATTAAATTGATCTGGATATATTTATGCATTATTAGGCATATTCtactt of Musa acuminata AAA Group cultivar baxijiao chromosome BXJ1-7, Cavendish_Baxijiao_AAA, whole genome shotgun sequence contains these proteins:
- the LOC135679650 gene encoding chloride channel protein CLC-d-like isoform X1, coding for MDFQNSPFPCDMRGISNRQNFSDFVKTDSSNGLSTEDIHLTEDELELYLDLASYLNPAPYIVPEDLSLAKVYNLFRQSGLRHIFVVPCPSHRIGLVTRKDLLIEESDHSATMELSSTSGRAQHLDRRTIGGTYTSRAPSS
- the LOC135679650 gene encoding chloride channel protein CLC-d-like isoform X2 — protein: MDFQNSPFPCDMRGISNRQNFSDFVKTDSSNGLSTEDIHLTEDELELYLDLASYLNPAPYIVPEDLSLAKVYNLFRQSGLRHIFVVPCPSHRIGLVTRKDLLIEESDHSATMELSSTSGRS